GTCAGCCCCAGTAATTAACACCACGGTAAATGCTGACAAAGCCAAAGGAATAGTGTGTTACTCCCCGATGTCAGAGGCCCAAACCAAGCCTCAATGCTTCAGACTGAGACACGCTCCCTTGTTGATTAGCCAATGAATTTTCTTCATATCCCAAGAATAAAGTGAACTGCACAGGTGATATCAACTAAACCTAAATAAGTTGTACCATATGGTGAattatggtttttaatctttgttCATATAGCCTCTATTGGTGGCgtaatatacaaaaaaaaggaaaactgccTGCATGTGTTGTACCTGTGAACGGATTAGTAATACATTTTGAAGATCAATGAAGGCTGTGTTGTAATCTTGAATACCTTTCTTAGTTAAATGACATACTGCACCGCCAAACGCCCAGAAGTAGAGATACGTCACAGGTATTGTCAGGACCACACCTCCCAGTGTGCGTGTCTGTATAGCATGCATGCCTTCGAGTTATGTGTCTTTCAGCGACAGATAAACTTGCAAATCACCAGATAACAAATATGAGGAAATGTGAAGTTTATTGTCAGGAGTGTCAGGTTGTTTCCTGGTCCCAACACCAGGATTGTACCTGTTTTACAGGAAGAAAGAACACACAGACGGCAAATGGGCAGCTGTGTTGGTGACATACAGGAGTTTGTGGTTTTTCACAGGAAAACTGTTGACTGTATGAAACCCAAACATTTTATCAGTCTTATCTCCCACTCAAtgtccccctctctcatcttcttttctttctgacaGATTTAACCTAAGGAGGGACCATGGAACAGCCTGGTCCTGCTTTGGATGCACACATCATGGAAGGATTAGAGGCTGAATCTGTGTGTGAGGGATCTCCTCTTGTGTACcagctcaacaacaacaacagcacaggcAACATGGAAGATGAggaacaaataaatcacaataACCGAGATGAGGCAGAAAAGTGTCATCGGGCAAAAGATGAAGCACAGCTTGAAAGAGAATTAATCAACAGTACTGCAGATGTTGAAACTGACACAAAAACTCAGCCGGAGGCTCAAACATGCAGTTTTGAACAGGTGGAGGGGAGTGAGATGTCTGCTGATACCGGCTGTCACAGCAGTACAGTTTCCATGGAAGACGAAACgtcttcattttcaaatgaagctcGCGGAGCTTTGGTAACTATAGACACCTATTTAGATGAAAAGTCTCCTTCTGTTCTTGAAGGCACAGTAGAAACCTTATTGACTTGTGAAGAAGCAAACATTCCTCGTGCCACAACTCCAAACTGCGCTGAGCAGCCGTCAGTCATGGTTACAAATTGTTCCACCGAGCCATTGCCttctgatgctgatgatggctCAGCTGAGAGTCCTACATTCTCTTCCGTCCAAAGCACTTCCAAAAGCTCCCCCACAGACACCACATCCACGTCTGGGATCTCAAACGGCCCCTCAACCCCTAGTTCTGACACAGTCAGCTCCTCACTTGCCTCCAGTCCGCAAAGCAGTGCCAACACCTCAGCCCCCACACATTCCACGTCGAGCCCGTATGACACCGATTGTAGCCGCAGACTCATCTCCCAGATCCAGCGCTCTCTGTCACAGGAGTCACTGCTGGATGAGCTGGAGTCAGAGCTTTTGGGTTGTCGGCTGCCTGATGGTGAAAGTGGAAGCGAGAGACGAGGGAGCCCACCTGTCAACGGGCTCCCCACAGACCAGGAGGGCTGCATGGTGGTCTTTGAGAAGTGTGCCCAGTACAAGTATGCACAACAGGAGAAAGCTATTCGGAGGTAATGTGTTATTTTGTAAGTTTAGATTGATTCAGCCTCACCACATAATTTTACACTATTTTTACAGTACTTATTTTCCATCGAAATGGGTCAGTTGAGCAAGGGATTACCCTACTTGCTAGTTGTTTTCCCTTCTAGTTCAACCTCACTTGTATTAAACATGAAGCTGACAGAAAAGAATCATTTAAATTAAAGGTCATtgcagtgggtgtgtgtttttttttattgtagtacTAAGTGGACTTTGGATAAATGACAGAATAACACATATTTTCCTATCCTGCTCTGTGTTCTACCTAATTATAATCGGGGCTTTGTGTGGACTTGACCTGAATTGGTTTTGTGTACTTATGTGTGTGGCGAACTTGGTCGCATAGGTTGCTTGAGGACAACAAAAGACACCAGGAGCTGATCCTGGGTATCTGTTCAGAGAAGGACAACATGAAGGAAGAGCTGAAAAAGAgggcagagacagaaaagcaaCACATGGCCACCATTAAAAAGGTTAGTTTCACTCTCTATTGTCTGTTCATGTATAACAATGATCACATGGCACTGGATGTTTTGGGAGTGATGTGGTCTGTGTCCCTCGGTCCAAAACAAGCATATTCCAAAATAATTGTCTTTGTTCACCAACACAGCTGCAAGTTATTGTTGAtagatttttcaaaacaatgaaaatgtttttcatcaacAAGGAAGTGCTCCGATGCAATGTTttgcctcacttcctgtctgtgccAGACATTTATTTCTGATAATTGTGATTACCTATCTTTTTAGTTTACAGTTTacagcagctaaaaaaaaaaatggtacacCAGATCAGTGACTTTTCTTTGGcattcaaaaatatttggtAGAACAATGCATCATGTAAGGCATTGCACATTCAAAATTAAGTTTTGGTAATTAGATCCCTTTTTGTATGGATATGATTTTGTGGGACTTAAGCCAACGCCCTCTGTTAGAGAGCAAACCAGAGGACAAACCACACCAAACACAGCAACACTCCAATTCAATTGAATCTAGAGTCCAGCCCTGGAGAGCTGGTAATTAAGCTAGTCAAACAAAGCAACCTGTatgggggagaagaaaaggacatTGAGTCCTGATTACTAGCATTCAACAGGCCACATGTGCATCAAAGGCTGTATTCATTTGGgtgcattgtgtgtttttaaatgtgtgtgtttcctaaccTTTGATTGAAAACCACTCCAAAATCACTATCACTGTAAACACTTGGGTGGATTCTGTATTAAACGCCTTAtgtcctctttgtgtgtgtgtctcatacCCTTTGATTGGAAAAAGCTTAACGTCTAACTCGCGTTTCAAAAGACACAAGAGCTTCTCTATTCATTGGGTTCGGTCTAGCAACGCTGTTGCCATAGAAGGAACAATAATTGATTCTTGCTTTCTTGGTAACGGCATTTGTTTAAGCATTGTGCAGACAAAAGGGTGTAGGAGGACATTTTTACTACACACAAACTCAATGTATGCTTGTAtcctttttcataatttatttcctttattcgtcccacaaagGAGAAATTTGGGAATGTCTGTTTATATAATTGATATACTAAATGTCCATGACTAATGACTATTCTGTCGAATTTTTCAgaaaaattgtaaatgtaaCGCCTGTAGCATGGTCACATCAACACTGATTATTTTATATGTAATAGAACAAACCGCCTTCCTCTTGCTGCTCTGTCTAAATAAATTTTGCCCTCATCATGTTCCGTCAGGCGTCGTCTTATGTAGCAGGTTTGCCCAGGTGTGTGCCAGGCTCACATTGTCGCCCAACAAGTTGCTAACCCTGTATCCtccctgtttctgtttcagttgGAGGGAagggtggaggagctgctgattGAACTGAAGGAGTCGCGGGACAAACTCATTCACCAGGACCAGGCTGCTAAGGCTGCCCTCCAGCACATGCAGAAGGAAATGACCTACCGACTAGAACAGGTACAACTGGGACCTAAATGCTTTGGGGCTCCTTGACAAGCCGGTCAAACAACAtagttttgacatttatttgcatgtctggtcatgttcttttctttttttttaatccagctACAAtacctttatttttgtttaacttgGCATGAGTTTGTTGTTTACTGTATCTCATAATGTTATTAGTTAAAAAATTAAGATCAACATACCCATTCCAATTGCAGACTATGGTAATAGTCTACTATTAGGGTAGATTTTCACTATGAGAGTGCTGAGACAAGAAAGTCATCTTTTTGTGTACTGTCTTtggtaaatgtttttattaattggCTCCATTTGCTGCATGAATCTCTGACAAAGTGCCAGTTGTATTCATCTttagataaaaaacaaacaaatattgcTGAAGCTCAAATGGccaaaaatacaatacaaactTTCCCAGTTTTGAAAACGTTTGCACAAAGCCAGCAGCTGAACAATCAAGGTTTTTGCACACCAAACATGTTATTGCAGATTTAATCACTTGTTAAGTgatagcacttttttttaatccagtaGTTTACACACCTGGTTCAAACCACGTGCAGTACTTTTCTCTTGACAATTTTGTCACACTTCacaatttttaatttcactgttCAGTGAACAGCATGAGGTAGATTTTGCACTCTCGACCATCCCATTTATCATTCCTCCCTTGTAATACGACGGTGACCCAGTCCTAATCAGCTGCTGGCCCGGTGGTTTGAAACATTTGGTCATGTCATTTTGTAGAAGCTTTTTGGCACTAAACTGAtaccttctttctttcttttaaacttttggGTTGGAGGGAATTTTTTTGTGCATCAGGTACACAATGTGATATCTCTATGTTGTTGGGTGAGAGACAAATGCATGCACAGTGTCAGTTTGAACCGTTTGTACAGTTGTACAAATACAGAACTTTGGGGTATAAGATCATgaaactgtttgttttacaaattgTGAAACTCAGGCACATGCTTGATCTTCTCGAGGGGACGAGGAATGAACACACAGGTGCGAGACTAGCAGGGAAACCGATGAATGAACCATCAGACTGAGAATGAAGTGTCTGTATAGCAGGTGTACCAGGGTGGCCGTTGGTCTTAAAGTGCTGAGCTGATCTTGAGGGCTTCAGGTATAAATTGATAGGCAAAGTTTAATTGTAGGAATAAGCCCCCATCAACTCCCATAAAGGTGTTCAATTATGTCAGCGGCAATACCTGGTTTGCAGGTGTTTGGAAGTGCTATTTGAAACTACAGTTGAGATAATATGATTAGttaaacatagtttttttttaatcaatatttattgttcttctgtttgtggttggacaaaacaagcaatttgaacaTCATGTCATCTTGGATTCAAaattgaggacatttttttaacattttattaccaaaatattaattgattaatcaagaaaataatcagattattgaaaatgaaaataactgtttgTTACAGCCGTAGTAATGTTACTGTGTCAATGTAGTAAAAAATGTGATTGGAGAAGTCTGGGTGCATTACTATTCTTGCACTCAATAATACAACAATAGACCATTTTATTCCACTCTTAGTGAAATAAAGGAATCAGAGAGTTGGATTTGTGATATTGCTGCCAAGATAAAACAATTCGGCCCTGTTTGGTAAAAGGTTGTTGAGCTGACAATCATACAGTTTGTCAGCAGTTTTTACTTCCATCCACACTGAGATGCTGTCTGTGTTCCAACACTTGTGCCAGTCCTGGTTGAAGTAGAGTAGACCATCCATCTATTCCCCAGACATCTTCTGCTAGGGATtcgtggcgggggggggggggggggggggggtgaatccctttcttctgctcctctttttGGGTCCAATATAAGCAGCTCAGCGACTTAAGTGTGGAAAATGTTATAAACCTCATTAACGATCTACACATACATCTCAGGCGAACAAGAAATGTGACGAGGCACGCCAAGAGAAGGAGACCATGGTGATGAAATATGTGCGGGGGGAGAAGGAGGCCCTTGACTTGAGACGGGATAAGGAGGGTCTGGAGAAGAGGCTGAGGGAAGCCACCAAGGAGGTCGACCGTCAGGCGCTCCGAGGAAACCAACTGGCTCAGGAGAAAGgccgtctgcagcagctgtaTGATGCAAAGGTAAATACTGTGACAGAGTTATGTCGTAAACTGCTTATAATAAGGACATAAAGACTCAATAACAGCTCTGCTCACCCAGGTTGAATCTGCTTTTAGCTTGAAAGTTAACGTTTgacaaaagtgaaacatttctCTGCAGCATAAAGACATTTCACAATTGTTTTGACATATCAGCTTGAACTAATTGCAGTGTGCCGTCAGATGGATAGAATTTTTCACAAGAAACATAGACATACAAAGCTGTCCAAGTCATTCGTTTGTACTTTGTTTGCAATGTTTCCACTTAATATCAGTTTCTCAAAGATGAAGCGAACATCGTGTGGCACATACAGATTGTCCCCTGTCTACTGTTATCACACTGGTTTGAGTTGTGTGTCAGCAGTACTTTGGACGTCCCTCTTCAACTCTGTATATGCtgtgtgaatattaaaaaacaacaacatacagcTTCACCATCCTTATCTTTTCAGGAAGGCGAGGTTAGCAGGGTGACTCGAGAAGTGGAAAAGTTGAAGGAGGAGATCAACTCGCATCTTATCAAGGTCAAATGGGCCCAGAATAAACTAAAGAGTGAGGCGGATGCACACAAGGTAATGTTACTGTGTCAATGGAGGAAAcattttatgggaaaaaaaaatcttttaaaactattcagcttttcttgtttttggttGTCTGTTGTTAAAACACAGCTAAGAGCACTGTAATGAACATGCTGCATTCAAAATTTACACGGCTAATATGACGGTTGGCTTCATAAAGCCTCTGCGGCTCCAGTTTACAGTGTATACAACATTTCCCTTTGTAACAACTTGGTTAATTTTCTGTCTAATGTCGGGGTTTTTTCATATCGTATTGTCTTATCATTTTATACTGTAATTGTTAAACATATGCCTGCTACTGTAACCATTCCCAGGATACAAAATCATATCTGCCCCTAAGTTTTTCTGCAACcacccaaaaaaatcaaaaacatgatTAGATGAGTGTTTTTGATTCACGAGTGAAAGGAAATGGGGTGAAAACTGTACAGTAATGACCCTGCTAGGAAATGATCATTAACACTGTAGCTATTTTCAAAATTTTCTATTACAACATAATGGTGTTATTTTTAACTGCCCCAAAGCAAATACACAACTGTaaacagaggaagaaataaTAGTGAAAACACAGTTGTTGCTTGAGGCCACAGTAGCTGAGCCActaatgtttctctttctggtTGTCTGGTTGGTTGATGTGTGTTTAAATCATTATGCCTGTACGTGTGTATATCTGCTcgggaaaagaaacacaacctTTCACAAACTGTTATGGCTTTGTACAGTACAGCCTTTTGATGTGAAATGCCTTTAAGTGATATAATTACAGAAGCAAGCTTGTGTTTATCTTTGTGCAGGAAACTAAAGACAAACTGAGAGAGACCACATCCAAATTGGCCCAGGCCAAAGAAGAGACCGAACAGATCCGTAAGAACTGCCAGGACATGATCCGAACCTACCAGGTCTGTGATATTTGTGGCGTAGAAGTATTAATTTCATCGTGAGAAGGGATGTATGCAATCAAAGAGGATCTGTGTCCCAGAGTGAAACCACAGGTCTGCCTTTGTGTGATGTGATGGCAATATGGATGCATGCGTGTGCTTATTAACATCTTTATCAAGGGCTGAAATCAGGCCGCCAACTCCCAATTGCTCATCCAATTGGTTAAAGAACAAATTAATCAAATCTGATTGGTGCGGGACACGTGATGAGAAAACGTTCAACTGCGACACTTACTATGTTCTGTGGAATACGAACAGATACTCCTCCATACTGATTCTGTTTCAGGAGAATGGCAGTTTTCTCTTGCACCTTATGATGGTAGTAAAGAGCTGCctcagttttctctctgtggtggAAACCATGTACAAACAACATTGCCCGCATGTAACCAAACAAGTCATCAAGATAAAACGATGTAACATGACGCTCCCAAAAAGCAAATGTGGATAAGAATTGTATAAACAGGATATTGAAAAACGAAGGTACACTGTCACTTTCACCAAAAAATTGAACTGAAACCAAAATTAGACCCAGATGTCTTTGTTGCTAACATTGAAATGATGGCTCAGTGTCTCTTATTAACAGTTGCTTCCAGAAATCTCTCTTTCTTGCTCtacatcttttctttcatttttttgccttgtcttttaaaaaaataattcactctGCTGTCCTCCAGGAATCGGAAGAGCTCAAGTCCAACGAACTGGACGCCAAACTGAGAGCGACCAAGGGAGAGCTCGAGAAACACAAGCAGGAACAAACAGACCAATTAGAGGTAACAACCACTGTGCACTcaagacaaaaaacactttctcacTCATGTATACAACATGAATGGAACCCTCACTTAGCTTAAGGCTATGCAGTTTTCATAATGCTCACAATGCAAAGCTAAGCAACAATTAGTAGTTTATGTTGATTAAACAGTAATATAGGTCTGCTATTAATTTAGAATTATATTTAGATTCTGTTCTGCTAGAAACGATTATTCGTCCTTTTGTTGATGTCCATAATGCCAGCTCTTCtggtgaaaacatttattttcagatgattttttttaatcactctgAGAGGTGTAATTGCCTTAACCAGGGATGCGTAACACACCGGCACATAGACtctgcaggcagacacacaggcacagacatgGACTCCCTCCAAACACAATGgcctgtttttctcctctctgccccacTCTGAGCAGAATATCTATTTTGGCCTAGAAATAATCAATATGATTTTAACAACAACCCAGAAGGAACGGGCATCACCCGTTTATTGTATTGGTTTATTTCTCCAGTGTGAGCGTACAAATCCTTAAAATGTCTTaatgtttgaatttaatttcaaatgatcaGGCCTTAATACCTATTAAGCTGTCTTtaatttttatgtatttcatcattaaagttttatttaatcGCATTTATTTATCACTTTACAGAAATTGACACTCAatcatgtaaatatttcaaGTGGTGACAAGCGATATGTTTCTGCCACATcactcacacttttatttatCACATTGGCACAAATCTCTGCCCTGCAGATGAATAACTTGGTCCAAGCCTGTGTTTACTGGAGTATGTTTGTTTGCTCAAGTGATGATGCAGCCCATTCATAAATAATGCAGGCGCATGAGTTGAGTTTCCATCACTGCTACAGAGTTAACATTGAAGTGGGATGGGAAGGGATGAATTGAGGAATTAGATTGTAAATTTGCTGGCATCTTCTTCACCGGCATGTTGCCGTGGTTACCGCGGGCTGCTAATGGCTTCGTGGAAAAGTTGACTGGCCCCAGTACCATTAATGGCTTTgtttaaaaacatgacatgaaacaTTATTAAGCTCTTGCTTTCACACGCTTAATGAGCGCATGGGCAAAATAACTCTAATGAAGTCGACAGTTGGATTGCCAGGAAATGCATCTGCTGTGAAATGATGGTgctgtgagatttttttttcttttgttttctagaAAGAAATATGTTCCATTAAGCATAATGGAGGCTTAAGTTGATGTGTAAAACCACTCAACTGAAGGGTTAATGTGTATGAAATCTTAGCCTTAGCATTTCGaattggagaagaagaaaacatttcagtgttggggggggggggctttttacaaaaaaaaatttggaggCTTGGAGACAGAAAGGGCTTATAGGACCTGAAGGAAACATTTAATTGTGGGTACGTCTAACGTACAACTTGATGCATGTGGCAGGTACACCGAGTGAAGGCTAAAGAGCTGGACGACCTGAAGAGGAGTTACAAAGAAGGCATGGATGAGCTCACTACTTTACGCACCAAGGTTGGTCACACAGAAAAGTGCTCGAAAAAACCTGATGGTGCTCACGATATTGGCACGTCTTCAGCTCAATAAGTGGGTGTTGTCATGTAGTTAAAGTGTTTGGAGGATGAGCGGCCACGCTGGGAGGACGAGCTGACCAAGTACAGGGAGATCATCAACAGGCAGAAAGCTGAGATCCGCcgccagagagaaaaaatggaagAGATCACCTGTCTCGAGGAGCAGCATCAACGGTACGCACACACTGAGCATGTGGAAACTCAAGCGTggacaataacacacacacagcaatgaaTTAAATTGCACACAATGATGGGAAAAAATTATATGCACCATATGACAGTTATTCATATCCAGCATCTGAAGGAAATGAATAAAGGACACTGTAATTTTAATGAACAGAGGCCATGGACACTGTGTTTTGTTCTAATGTGTTTCTCCATCATGACCTCATCATTTAATGCTTCTGAGATTTCATGTTTATAAGTTTACAACATACTGACACTAATTTCCACTTCAAGAGTGCAGCTCGTTGTGAATCTAAGCATTCATTGGCAATGAACTATAAATACAATTCAGACACTGTAATCTGATAACCAGATGCCCATGGGACATTTGTTTTGAGGGTTTATTATTGATTCAACATCTTGCGGTTGCCACAGCGATCAGTCCAGACTTGAAGAGAGAGCGGGAGGCTTCAGCACTCAGAAATATGACCGTCAAGCTTGTCCAGCTAACTATTGAATTATGAAGGAAAGTCCCAGTAGCCTCAGTGTTTGAAAGGAAACACAGTTGGGATCCTGTTCctcaactgcaaaacaaaacctggACACGACGGGATTTGGATTAGGTCAACTTTCAGCCCAGTTTCAGTTCTTGACTTGTGTATCAACAGTTGGACATAACCGGTTTTGACAGAACTGTGCGAGTTTTTATATAGTTCTTGTCCCTTTTTTAGAGATGGATATAGCACATAGGACAGTGAGGGACTTGTGTCCCTCTGTGGGCCTGTAGCTCTGCCGGCCATGAGCATGTGACTTGACAGAGAAATGTTTCCACTTTTTGAAATGCTGCtttctgtgtctgcaggtgtgtcATAGGTGGCACTGACTCAAATTGATTTAtgcaattgatttatttttcattctcttccACCACCTCTTACATTTACTCAtgtttctttccttcaaaataatatatgtattttttttgtattttattagaTATGATTGGTTGTTTGTCATCCAATTCTCGTGTATAATCGTACCACTGATAATATACATGTCATTCAGACAATGCAGTTAATATTCCTTTCATGTTGCTGTCTTTATTAACATCtggttaatacatttttaattttattttttatcacacaGAGACCAGCAGGAGATCACGTCTCTGCGTGAGGAAGTGGACAGCTTTACCAACCAGATGACTGACCTTCAGCACGACGTGCAGGGCAGCAGGGAGCGCGAGGCCGAGCTACTGGGCTTCACGGAGAAGCTGAGCAGCAAGAACGCCCAGCTCCAGTCGGAGAGCAACGCGCTGCAGTCTCAGCTGGATCAGCTCACCTGCAGCTTCACAGATCTCCAAGCACAGCTGGAGGAGACCAACAGGCTACTGGACGACAAGGTTGGGGACCCCTTGATTGCACAGTGATACACGAGGGGAAACAAACCTCATTAAAGCAGAGAATATCTTGCTGAAAACTGTCACTAAGTTATAATGTGTtaagtctattttttttctattttttatcaataattAGATCAAATGTACCATTTAGCATTCTCATAACAACTGAGTCTGACCTAGAGCACACAGTGTTGTTGAACAGTGATATTTTTCAGGCTTGACGTTCAGTGCGGTGCTTTAACCTTCTCGTCGTTTGAACGAGCAGCCATTGTCTCAGCATCCTACCACTTTTGCTGTGGCGGTCGCTGCATCATTAATCCCAGTTCTCTCTCGTCTCCAGTCGCGGCAGCTGAAACGGGAAGAGGTGCTGAGGCAGCAGGAGGTGCAGGGCCTGCAGGAGGAGCGGACGGCACTGCAGACGGAGGCGGCCCAACTGAAAACCAGAGTGGAAGAGCTAAGAGACGAGCTGGTGACCcagaaaaggaaacaggctGCCAACATAAAGGACCTGACAAAACAACTAACACAAGGTCGGGAAACAGATCAGATATTTTTGCTGCCAATGGAAGATATCAGCACCTATAGCCATTATAAAAGATACCTTTCATTAAACATGGCTAATTACTTTCTTTGTAACATCACAGTTTGAAGCCGTAAATTACTCAGTGATGCAATAACTCTTTATGACTACAGTGtggtcattttttctttttcaaaatcaacCTGCATCA
This Scophthalmus maximus strain ysfricsl-2021 chromosome 16, ASM2237912v1, whole genome shotgun sequence DNA region includes the following protein-coding sequences:
- the ccdc186 gene encoding coiled-coil domain-containing protein 186 isoform X2 — translated: MEQPGPALDAHIMEGLEAESVCEGSPLVYQLNNNNSTGNMEDEEQINHNNRDEAEKCHRAKDEAQLERELINSTADVETDTKTQPEAQTCSFEQVEGSEMSADTGCHSSTVSMEDETSSFSNEARGALVTIDTYLDEKSPSVLEGTVETLLTCEEANIPRATTPNCAEQPSVMVTNCSTEPLPSDADDGSAESPTFSSVQSTSKSSPTDTTSTSGISNGPSTPSSDTVSSSLASSPQSSANTSAPTHSTSSPYDTDCSRRLISQIQRSLSQESLLDELESELLGCRLPDGESGSERRGSPPVNGLPTDQEGCMVVFEKCAQYKYAQQEKAIRRLLEDNKRHQELILGICSEKDNMKEELKKRAETEKQHMATIKKLEGRVEELLIELKESRDKLIHQDQAAKAALQHMQKEMTYRLEQANKKCDEARQEKETMVMKYVRGEKEALDLRRDKEGLEKRLREATKEVDRQALRGNQLAQEKGRLQQLYDAKEGEVSRVTREVEKLKEEINSHLIKVKWAQNKLKSEADAHKETKDKLRETTSKLAQAKEETEQIRKNCQDMIRTYQESEELKSNELDAKLRATKGELEKHKQEQTDQLEVHRVKAKELDDLKRSYKEGMDELTTLRTKLKCLEDERPRWEDELTKYREIINRQKAEIRRQREKMEEITCLEEQHQRDQQEITSLREEVDSFTNQMTDLQHDVQGSREREAELLGFTEKLSSKNAQLQSESNALQSQLDQLTCSFTDLQAQLEETNRLLDDKSRQLKREEVLRQQEVQGLQEERTALQTEAAQLKTRVEELRDELVTQKRKQAANIKDLTKQLTQARKRLEHVENGGCDRDVSSMGSRSSSSGSLNARHGGCSGVDERSPESQSGPSVMVVDSYPEVDKTVLVERIVRLQKALARKQEKIEFMEDHIKQLVEEIRKKTKIIQSYVLREESGALSSEASDMNKAQLSRRGGIMASLYSSHPADSGLTLDLSLEINRKLQAVLEDTLLKNITLKENLQTLGAEIERLIKQRRDPEDAVGRK
- the ccdc186 gene encoding coiled-coil domain-containing protein 186 isoform X1 encodes the protein MEQPGPALDAHIMEGLEAESVCEGSPLVYQLNNNNSTGNMEDEEQINHNNRDEAEKCHRAKDEAQLERELINSTADVETDTKTQPEAQTCSFEQVEGSEMSADTGCHSSTVSMEDETSSFSNEARGALVTIDTYLDEKSPSVLEGTVETLLTCEEANIPRATTPNCAEQPSVMVTNCSTEPLPSDADDGSAESPTFSSVQSTSKSSPTDTTSTSGISNGPSTPSSDTVSSSLASSPQSSANTSAPTHSTSSPYDTDCSRRLISQIQRSLSQESLLDELESELLGCRLPDGESGSERRGSPPVNGLPTDQEGCMVVFEKCAQYKYAQQEKAIRRLLEDNKRHQELILGICSEKDNMKEELKKRAETEKQHMATIKKLEGRVEELLIELKESRDKLIHQDQAAKAALQHMQKEMTYRLEQANKKCDEARQEKETMVMKYVRGEKEALDLRRDKEGLEKRLREATKEVDRQALRGNQLAQEKGRLQQLYDAKEGEVSRVTREVEKLKEEINSHLIKVKWAQNKLKSEADAHKETKDKLRETTSKLAQAKEETEQIRKNCQDMIRTYQESEELKSNELDAKLRATKGELEKHKQEQTDQLEVHRVKAKELDDLKRSYKEGMDELTTLRTKLKCLEDERPRWEDELTKYREIINRQKAEIRRQREKMEEITCLEEQHQRDQQEITSLREEVDSFTNQMTDLQHDVQGSREREAELLGFTEKLSSKNAQLQSESNALQSQLDQLTCSFTDLQAQLEETNRLLDDKSRQLKREEVLRQQEVQGLQEERTALQTEAAQLKTRVEELRDELVTQKRKQAANIKDLTKQLTQARKRLEHVENGGCDRDVSSMGSRSSSSGTAPGFGSLNARHGGCSGVDERSPESQSGPSVMVVDSYPEVDKTVLVERIVRLQKALARKQEKIEFMEDHIKQLVEEIRKKTKIIQSYVLREESGALSSEASDMNKAQLSRRGGIMASLYSSHPADSGLTLDLSLEINRKLQAVLEDTLLKNITLKENLQTLGAEIERLIKQRRDPEDAVGRK